In Dermacentor variabilis isolate Ectoservices chromosome 7, ASM5094787v1, whole genome shotgun sequence, a genomic segment contains:
- the LOC142587237 gene encoding uncharacterized protein LOC142587237 — protein MATKTHLSIFHESTNERLGHREPEMYESYMHTIICGIMTVFSVVCVIIIVYIAASHPKHQSLLLKKREVTGNVTDGPPEMAARQALQSRRHPACSQPMYFRCLNGSDYDRGEWIFVQRERDSPQPGQGSCRRWQPEKVCARDSPAHFRKRRDCVQTCELRRDKRCLALVTERFLRPCSRSSQDSPRRFWYYDRVQRVCVRWAPAILCAYNAFRSVGQCKIVCLVPHHGD, from the exons ATGGCCACCAAGACACACCTGTCCA TTTTTCACGAGTCGACCAACGAACGTCTGGGTCACCGTGAGCCTGA GATGTACGAATCATACATGCACACCATCATCTGCGGCATCATGACGGTCTTCAGCGTCGTctgcgtcatcatcatcgtctacATAGCCGCGAGCCACCCGAAGCACCAGT CactgctgctgaagaagcgagaaGTTACAGGGAACGTCACCGATGGACCCCCAGAGATGGCTGCACGCCAGGCCTTGCAGTCACGTCGTCATCCCG CTTGCAGTCAGCCCATGTACTTCCGCTGCCTCAACGGCTCGGACTACGATCGTGGCGAGTGGATCTTCGTCCAGCGGGAAAGAGACTCGCCTCAGCCGGGCCAGGGCTCGTGTCGGCGCTGGCAGCCAGAGAAGGTCTGCGCCCGGGACTCGCCGGCACACTTCCGCAAGCGCCGGGACTGCGTACAGACCTGCGAGT TGCGCAGGGACAAGCGCTGCCTGGCACTGGTCACGGAGCGATTCCTGCGGCCCTGCTCCAGGTCGTCGCAGGACAGCCCGCGCCGGTTCTGGTACTACGACCGCGTGCAGCGCGTCTGCGTCCGGTGGGCGCCCGCCATCTTGTGCGCCTACAACGCCTTCCGCTCGGTCGGCCAATGCAAGATTGTCTGCCTGGTGCCGCACCACGGCGACTAA